From one Paenibacillus sp. FSL K6-1330 genomic stretch:
- a CDS encoding RNA polymerase sigma factor: protein MSGGRKLEKLLIQCITENQDSAYRLAYSYVRNKEDALDIVQDAIHKAFLSMEKLKQTGSIKSWFFRIIVTTSLDFIRKQKKVHVMDDENLEVILPGSHDHYPNLDLAQSLEELPDKYRVVIILRFFEDMKIDEIAEVLNENVSTVKTRLYQGLQRLRVNLSEEDQEEAQR, encoded by the coding sequence ATGAGTGGCGGCCGGAAGCTTGAGAAGCTTCTTATTCAATGTATAACCGAAAATCAGGACAGCGCCTACCGGCTGGCATACAGCTACGTTAGAAATAAAGAGGATGCCCTCGATATCGTTCAGGACGCGATCCACAAAGCATTTTTATCCATGGAAAAGCTGAAGCAGACGGGTTCAATAAAAAGCTGGTTTTTCCGAATTATTGTAACAACCTCCCTGGATTTCATTAGAAAACAGAAAAAAGTCCATGTCATGGATGACGAGAACCTGGAGGTTATATTACCCGGCAGCCATGACCACTATCCGAATCTGGATCTGGCCCAATCTTTGGAGGAATTACCCGACAAGTATCGGGTCGTCATCATACTCCGATTTTTTGAAGATATGAAGATTGACGAAATTGCCGAAGTGCTCAACGAGAACGTCAGCACAGTGAAAACGAGATTATACCAAGGACTACAGAGACTGCGGGTGAACTTAAGCGAGGAAGATCAAGAGGAGGCACAACGATAA